The Ipomoea triloba cultivar NCNSP0323 chromosome 4, ASM357664v1 DNA segment aataaattgaataacatGTTAGTAGAGCTTAATGCACAAACCGAACTTCTTTTTTCATCTAAGGAAACAATTTGTATCCCACCCGCGGAAACAGCTCTACCTTCATCCCAATTCACTATGAACTCAGTACCGGCTATGATTGTAAAGATGATGAATTTAAGCTAGCATGCTAAATTCACAGCCTAAAAGAGCAAAATCTGCTCTCTTTTTCCCCTTTACGATGGTATATACAGAGGACAAACAACAGACAAgtattatcaaaatataaagcCGGCAACAAAATAGTGGAATTGGAAACTCACGTGCCGCCAACACCGCCGGTGGAATCGGACGAAATGGTGGAGAAAGGAAGCTCACAAACAGCTACAGAAGCCCCGAAATTCGCGGCAAAGCGAGAAGCCCTAACGCCGCCGCTCCCGGCGCCGATAGTGAAGAGGTCGAAATCATAGTGGCTCGGCGGCTCGGAGGCAGCAGCGCCATTTGAGGACTCGGCTCGAGTGGTGGAGAATCGGCGGCCGTAGGAGAAGGATTGACGGCGGAGATGGAGAGAAGGAAAGTTTACAGAGTTACTGCGGAGCGAGAGAGGCGAGAATCTCGGGAGTTGGTTGCAGAGAGCATAAAGAGCCGGAGAAGAAAGCGTGGAGCTGAGCTTAGGTGTGCTCAGAGACGTGGCCGCCATTCTACGTTGGAGGAGCAGCCGAGTTGTACGACCGGGTATGTAGCAAAAGCGATATGAACTACTACAAATCGCCCTTGTACGCATCATTCTCTCTGTCATTCCACGCAAAGTATGCACTATATCTcagtaaatttttattattatttggacaACAATATTGTAATCACTAGTTGAAAGTGTATATTGATACAATAAATTTGATTGAAAGTATATTGGCAAGAAAtgatttcaaatattagaatcataatttatttatttgatcatCTCTTTCGAAACAAATTTTTacggaaaaagtgtcaaataggccactgaacttatcgcttttgtgcaattgggccattgaacttaaaaaatgtgcaattcaaccatcaaacaagcaaaatttgtgcaattggaccatttttacaaaattttttaattcaatttgagttaaaaacatttcaatattgactcccaactagtatgatagaaaaaaaatgccactcttaatacatatatgttagtaatataattggattttactagaaaatttttataaaaatggtccaattgcacaaattttacttgtttgatggttgaattgtacactttttaagttcaatggccaaattgcacaaaagcgataagttcagtggcctatttgacactttttccaatttttacaattattaaataatattatatatataaaaagtgttaaataggtcattgaactttaTCTTTTTGTGTAATTGAGTCATTGGacttaaaaaatgtgcaatttaaccattaaacaagtaaaatatgtgtaattaaaatatttttctaatttattttaatccAGTTTGAGTTTAAAACATTCTAATGTTCgggttttccaaaaaaaaaaaNAAACATTCTAATGTTCgggttttccaaaaaaaaaaaaaaacaaactagtatgataaaggaaaatattatgTAAGTAATATGATcggattttaccaaaaaaaattaaaatagtgtctaaaaattacacttttgtaAGTTCAATgatttaattgtaaaaaaaattagtgacatatttaactatttttatattatattttaaatgatattgtaaataaataatttaattaaccaTTTGTATTAACAATCTATTTATTAACTACTTCGTATTCTATTCTGTAGTTACATTAACAATATGTTCCAACTTCAAAGCTGCTggttaaaataatgttataaatatttgattattaaaatatttttatacccGTATATTTAGTTGAAAGAGGAGCCATCGGCTATTGTTTGTATTTGCAGAAATCtgaaacaaaaattgaaaaggCAGAAGAGCATGATCTTCTTCCTCAATTTCCCTTTGCCATTTTCATCGTCTTATTCTTCGTTTCTTTGGTATCTATTCATATATTTCGTACTTGTTTTTATTTGATCTTTCCTTCTCTCTATACCTTACAACTATCTTctcttttatagttttattcATCTCTACGTACGTCTGAAACTCCCTGAGATTTAAGACCGGTGCGTAACAACAAAGGTATTTGCAGTAAATTATTAGTTATTGTTGGTTGAGCTGAGTTAGAAGTTGGTGGatcaattaagaaataaaaggaGATTATAAAGATGGAGTGTATATGGGGAAGAGGAATTAAAGGGAAAAATTTTAAGAGCACAATTAAGTTTACAGAAACGGCATGATGACAGTAAAGTATTACATCATGATTAACACAATTGACACAGTACAAATTGAAGCTCAGAGGGAGAGTCCAGACTCCTCGTCCTCATCGAGGCCAGAAGTGTAGACGATGTAGAGAGACCAGATTAAACCGAAGACACCCAACAGTATCCAACCAAGAAGGTTGTTGCTCAGCCCGAATGGGAGCCCCGTCCCTTCCGTGCTCATTCTCTCATCCACCAGAGCCATGGCTGCTGGGCTGGACATGGCGGCTGCAGCCGCCGCCGCCATCATAGATGCACCCATCCCCAATTTTGACTCGCTCGCTGCCTTTCCCTCCATCGAACATCTCATCTTGCCCATGCTACTCATTGCCGGCAACCCTGAAAAGCAATTGTCATCAgaagcagaaaaaaaaaaaaaaagctaatcaCAAGCCAAACACACATACTCTCATAAGCACAACTAGTACCGAGAACGGCGGAGGGGCGTGGTGCCGGAGCCTTGGGCACGAGCGCAGCACGTGCAACGGTGGAGGTCGGAGAGCACGCAGAGATGGTGGCCATTTCTGTTGTATTCTagtttgattgagatgaggtgaTCGAGCTCTCTCTGGTACTGGGTTCCagtttatttgattttgatatGATATGGGAGCAATCTACAAATTAATGTATTCTCTAGCCGAGACAATAACCAATGAACAACCACAAACCAAGATTATATGGATAGCACCTCATCCATTCCAACCCAACCACATTTGGCCACGTGGCATGACATCTCATGTGAACCACAATTTGATTTTGGATTCCAGGGTATAGTCCAGACAAAagtaaataagaaaagaaaactcTAAACTGTGCTCCCAGGGACACTGCAGTATTTGGTACCCTATATTATTGCATGAATGCGCTCAGTTCCCGTAagaatttggccggaaaatgaTTTGTTCAAATTTACATAAACTATGATCTATATAAGTGTCAACAAAAAATAGTATGGGAGGACTGAATTAAGCTTCCTTTGTTGGATATGTGATTAACTGTGTATGTTGCACTGTTGCAGATGGGGCTGTTCATAGTTCACATGTTTCCTCCAATAAGGTTTATACTTCTCGACCCCAATATCTAACCATGGTTTCATTTTTCCATCATAATGAATTACTGCAGCCTGCTCAATATTGCCCCGCGGCACACCGGAATCATAACCTAAACCAAGGACATGCCAACTTCTGTCAAGAGCCACTGTGTGCTTGTAAAATGTTATCCAACCAATTGGCAAAGTACCAGCTTTCAACAATGGCTTCTTACTTCCCTGTATATCATCCAGAGAGGAAAATTGGCAGTAGTGAGAAAAACAATAAAGAATGCAACAAAAATGCACTAGGTCTTTACACATATATACTAATTCCACAGGCAAtaaattagaaaagagaaagattAAGTTGTCATTAACCATTACCAGCTGCAAGTACTTGTGATAGACTGCGGTTAAATTACGCTGCCTCCATGCCTTCAGATCAAATAAATTCATCCCAAATGCCCATGTGCAGGTTTCCACATCAAACCTCTTTGCCATCATGGGGTCAGTAAAGTTAATAAACGCATCCATCCGACGGAATGAAGGCTCTCCTTGCTTACAAGTCTGCACAGCACCATTCACTTTACCCTTCATGTTAATTCTCCAAAGTGCTGAGAGATCCCTTTGGACAACTACATCATGGTCAAGAAACACAAGCTTGTCGAGCAAAGGAAAAATATCTGGCAAATAAAACCGCAAGTGGTTCAATGCAGATGCATATCTTGGATCAAGTGACTCTTGCTTCTGCAAATTTGCATCATATTTGGTGGATAACCATTTGATATTGTCTATGCTTTGGATATGAATTGTTGCTTTGACCAGAGGGTTCAATAAAAACCACATTGATATTGCAGGGAGGCTAACTGAATCTGTGACTATATGAAAGACAATTTTCTCAGGATCCTGTCAAATGCATCAAACATcatattcagtacataaataactgattaaaaaaaaaaaaaaaaagtattcaaaaCAAATCAAGAGTAAATATCCTTGACCATCAACCTTGCCATATGCGTGTTAACACAAAGTTGAAAATATTCTTGATCATCTAAACCTCATTTGATAAACACACTAAAATCATGCATATAAGAGAACACAGTGCTGCATACATTAACAACTACTCTCCAAGTCTCCAACATCATTTTCATACACTCATAACCTCAGccttttactaaaaaaaagtcatgtcCAAGAAAAATTGATATAATATGAGCATATGACCAATTTTAAGCCTCCCCAAAAGTGGAaaggatgaataaaaataaaagaaatgaagagATGTGGAACAAATAATGGCACCTGAAAGGCTGAAAAGAAAGAGCAGATACAAGAACAGCATACCTTAGCAGATGAAATGGTTGAGTTGACAACAACAGAACATGCCAAAATGTTATCAGAGAAAACAGCAAAGTGATATAGATCTGGATTATGCAACTTATGTTGGTTAGGGAATTCCCGCTCTTCAGGCATCAGGGCAAAATATTCAGCTGTCAACCGCATGGAGAAGCAATGTAGGCCCTTAGGTGTAGTTCTTCCAGCTAGCTCTTCAAGAAATGCAACTTGATTCTTATGTGTTCTGAGCTGCTCTTCAGCACTATCTGTCATAGCGCGAAGTTTCTTCACCATAGGTGTGCATTCAGGGAACATATGGCTAGCTTTTAATAAGGTTGCCTCCATGGCTTTCATCTTCTGCACAGCCCTGAAAAGGCTAATAGTTTGTAGGCAAAAAATGAAATGTATTGAAGCCCATAAAACAAATTGATTACCCAGAATACCCAGAAAACATTTTGTTCTGAGATAAACCAAAATCACCTCTGCCGGATGATATAAGCACCTAGTCAACATTTTATTAAGTTCACCAAGGACAGAATCTTGTAGAAATGTGATAGTACTCAGACAAAATATGGAGTTTATTTGTAAATGTTGGGGTATTAGAAAGGGAAAGGGAAAGGACCTAAGTTCATCTTCATCTTACCTCCGAGACAAATCAGAATCCTTAGTAACTTCACCCATAGCTCTTTCCAGGTCTTTGATTCGCATCTTGATCTCTTTCACAATATGAGATTTGCTACCTTGTGGAGAAAAACTCAGGTATACTTTTGCTCTAATAATCTGGTCTTTCATCTCCTTCAACTTCACATCTGATGTCTTCTGGGAATGTGAGATTCTACTCTGATCATGTTGAACCCTTTTAGGCTCAGACTGTGCCTGCAataaaaccacaaaaaaaatagGCATAAACAGCAAAGTTgataataaatttgaaatttctgaGAGCCAAAGGAAAGAGTAATTTCGCAGTACTTTCAAAGTGAACAGCAGTGAGATAGTGagacaagaaaaataaattcagaATAAGTGTTTCCCATAAAAACAACAGAAATCTTAGATCTTCAACTGAAAAGCAAGTTTCTATCCTGACTAATATCACTATCACAGGGTTACATTGAAATctaagatgcaaatgtaatccTAATAAATCTACCCTGCAATATTtacctttattttatatttttttgaagaaagTTACCTTTATTTTAAACACCACTAATCATACTTCCCAATCAAGACTGTATTCAATTATAGTTCTGCAGTGTATTGAGTAAACAGACTTTAGACAACTCtatctttttatgttttggAAAGGAAAAGCACATAAAAATCATAATCATTGGTGATAGATCAAAACAAAAGTGTGGAATTCAACAATTGCATCTGTGAGTAAATTTCAAGAATGCAATCAACATTTCTTATAGTTTATGACACAGAGGGGAAAAAAATCTATTTAAGCTTCCGAAATTTCTGAATCACAAAGCTCCTCAAATAAAACTTAAGTATATTGCTACCCAGTACAACGATTAGAGGGTATTGGTGTAAGAATATCCTCTTTATTTAGGTGCATTGCATCACTTCATGTGGGAGTGGGGGAGAAGTCATacatttttctttgaatttcgtACAACTTCCTCATGCTGACTATGTTGATTCTCTTCTTCGACATTTTGCATGATTCCTGAAACAAGTTAACAACTGAGCGGCCAATGAagataagaagaaaaagatataATAATATTGGAATAGAACAAACCACTTTCTCCCAAGGTAGCATTCTCTGTGTTTTCTGATACATAGGTCCTATTACTCTCAATTAAAGAATCAGAACTAAACTTGTCATCTTTGTAAACAACCATGAGTGGCTCTTTCACATCCTCGCTTTCTTCCTATACCATATCACATAAAATTCAGCACAAATAAGTAATTAGCCCAAGTAACCCGTTACACATGTTGACCAAACTTAGAAATTTCAGTTACCTCCTCTAATGCACTGACAATATGAGCCTCTGTCCTATGCTTCTgaatcacccaaaaaaaaaaaaatttaaatcaatgTTTTAATCAATCTCAGTAAGAGCAGTGTACTACTATTTTATAGCAAAAGATTGAAGAGGTGCACATTATAAAAGCTGTAATTATGGATGTTGACAAAAACAAATCACAGAACATAAAGGGAGCTTTTCACTTTTCCTCCCTCTGGATTCAAAGAGGTGGGACCAAGGAAGCAAATGTAGATGTAATAGCTTCGTGGTCCAACAAttgcaaataaaatgtaaattccTATTAAATAAGCAAATCATATTTGCTTATttcaccaaaaataaaaatacaacacGTAGACAAAATTCGTCCAAATCCTCTTCCCTATTCTGTCCACATGCTATCAATCTATCATACAACGATCagaaatcaaaaaataaatgtaaatccTACTTAAGGTATAGAAAATCTTACAATAATCGATAAATCTTCAACAAATTCTCCCGGCTCTGCATCCAATCAATAAAACGGAATTAATAAGATTAAACTGCATACAAGCTCAATCACAAATTCCAGAAGTGAAATGAACCACTGGAAATGATACCTACCATCACTATGAACGCTTTTAATCCTGTGAGACAGGAAGCAGATAGGAACACAAACGGAGATGAAGAGCAAAGAGAGGATGAAAATCCTCGTGCACCGATGGAATTTCTTCATTTACATCTACCTACCCTAAGCGCATGCTGGCTGATCCCAACTCCCACTCACGAGGTGCGAACTAAGGGTTTTTCCGCATCCGCTTCGCAACTGCGATCCTGTATAAATAAGATCAGTCTCCTTGCCCGTCTGACTAGGGTTTTTTTCTGGATTTTCTCTATCAGGTCAGCCAAAAAGATCTCCGATTATTATATTTCCAACAAACTAGTGTAGATTTTGTTCGAATGTGAAAAGCGATGAAGACGGAGAGATAGAGGGTGCCATGTTCGTATTGGCAAGCAAGGAACGTGATTCGGCTCGGTGAGGAAGTagttaattcttttttctttttgggggaatttttatatatatatatatttttagttgggAGTTATTTTTGGAGGGGGATTTGAAAATGCTAAGACTACATATGTAATGACGAGCTCATGGGCCAATGGGGTATACCTACATgcggtactttttttttttggaaacaccTACATGCGGTAACTTATGTAATGAAATTACATTTCGTGGTTAGTCGGTAACAAACTAACAATTATTCAAATGTGtgaaatattactccgtataattttagTTTTCAAATGATTACAAAGAGAAATTAGTTTAGTTTgtctaaaattaattaattcaaataaaaaatgtcaataGACACTTTCAACatgctttatatttttcaaagcCTATAATAACATTCTTTTTTAAAGTCATCACTATTGTACAGAGTCgtattttagggcgtgcaagatgagcaatagcacagggccccaaaaaaATTTTGAGCCTCCTAGTCCAGCCCTGGTTATGTTTACATGTGTTATGTTTAGATAaacttattaaataaaatatttgtagtttgcattatatttaaaattttgttcataataaataaaatttgaatctGTTTCAgcttttttgcatttttttctttacaatttttcttcaattaacagtttatttatactttggtAGGGCTTCACATATTTACCAGCACAGAgtcacgcaaataaaaaaatcggCCCTGCTATTGTACAAATGGTAAATGcattattcaataataaatttgtatcaTCGTACGgagtattttgttttaatttttcatattgcATTAGTGTAGTGGTATCTGAACTCTAATTGCATTTAGACAATACGGAggatgttttaattttattagaacaaatcaataaaagattGTAACTCacttatttttatattagtTGAGCATGATACGTCAATATGAAGTAAAAAAATTAGATGTAAATAAAGTATTACTCTATACATATTGAGCATCTAGATTCGGTCATTaaaaaaagtgaatttttttattggttcttttatactcattattaaaatatctgaaatgtgaatttttttattggttcttttatactcattattaaaatatcTGATATAATTATTGGTTTTGTTTAATGAGAATCACAAATTATGTTTAATAACTCAATAATTTTCATGGTTGAACCTTATAGAGCCCAATTGATCTGACTAGGCCAAACTTATCCACTCAAAACTACCGTAAGAGGACTAAATAACCTTTTTAGGTTGAGGTCATTCCGTCCAAATTTTATAGCCTTAAAGATAATTTGTAGTACTAAAATCTTTTGTGCTAATTGTTATTAAAGATGATAATCTCACCGCTCTATATGGTCACCAACACAAGGAAAAAGGTTTCATACAAGTTGAGGATAATgttatttgttgttgtttggTTCATAGAATTCACTTTTCAATGGGAATTGAATTTCTCACatttgaagaaaacaaaatatacGGTATTatatggtattttgttttcaataACAATTGGGAAGAGAAAAACCGACATGACTATTTTatcattatgatttttttattattatcattttttttagagtaaaagattaattcattaaatcatcaaGAATACAATCTCTAAGAAAAATAGGAGGAGTAtcaaaccactccccgcaaTCTGACTCATAAACGGCCTCCCGAGCAACAGTATGGGCGGcgcgattcgcagatcgcttagcaAAACAAAAATCAACATCATTAATCTGAGATGCTAATTCTTTAATATCACATATTATTAAACCAAAAGCAGAAGTAAAGTCATGACCAGATATTGCTTTAAAAACTAGTTGGGAATCCGTTTCCACGTCAACTTCGCCTAGACATGTATCCTTTAACCAGCTCAGAGCCTCTCTCATTCCAATAGCCTCGGCCTCCTTTGGACCATAAATACCTTGCCCACGCAGATTCTTCGCACCTAGAAAATGACCATCATGATCTCTAAGGAGCCAACCGAATCCCGTGATCCCTTTGGTCTGATTAATTGCAGCATCTGTATTCATTTTTAGCCTTCCTCTTTGCGGCTTCTCCCATCTAACAACACTTCTAGGGCCTTGATTCACAATTGGACTAGTATTAGCAGCACTCCAATTCTCAAGGAATAATAAAGAATGTCTCAACATTAAGCTCAAGTCAAAAGAAGCTCCCTGCCACACACACTCATTGCGGCTGCACCAAATACCCCAgcaaataattacaaatttagcaatcaactcaTTATGCAATGCATTCAGGCAATCAAAAAACCAGTCTTGCACATTATTACCCATTACAGGAAGGTTCGGCAGACCAACCATGCTATATGCTTTCTTCGCTTCTCGGCAACATGCAAACAGGTGACAAGCACTCTCATTGTTAGGACTCCTAGTGTTAGTCATGTTAGGACTCCTATTGTTAGATACTTCTATTCTTGTTATGCTTCTATAGTTTGTATATAGGTGTTACAGATCATATTGTACAGTCAAGATTGAATATATACAAACCTTAATCTGGTATCAATCGCCAggcgttgtttttttttttttttttttttttttttttgcatggcCGACGCTGCGTCTACGGCTGTTTCATCGGAGAGGACGGTCTCCGACGGCGCTCCGTCACCTCTGCCGGCGTCGAATGCTCTCTCGTCGGCTCATCATTACGTTAGTATTAAATTAACTTCACGTAATTTCCTTTTTTGGAGAGCTCAGCTGGTTCCGTTTCTTCACGGTCAGCGCTTAATGGGATTCATTGATGGTTCAATCCCTGCTCCGCCTATGCTGCTTCCGCCACCGGCTGCTACGCCGACTGCTGCCCCTGCCGTCAACCCGGCGTACGCGCCTTGGTTCCACCAAGACCAAGCGATTCTGTCGATGATCATCTCATCGCTTTCGGAGGAAGTTATTCCAATTGTTCTCGGCAAGCAAACTTCAATGGCAGCCTGGAATGCCCTCGAACTCGCCCTAGCTTCCACTTCTCGCGCTCGGGCTGTCCATTTACTCGGCCAACTTCAGACTTTGCAGCAGGGTGAAGCCTCTGTTGTGGACTATTTAGGTCGTGTGAAGGTTCTTCTTGAAGACCTTGTGCTTGCGGGTCGACCGGTGACTGATGATGAGATGAACATCTACGCCTTCCGAGGCTTGCGGGCGGAGTTTCGTTCCTTTGCGGCATCCCTGTCCACTCGGCCGGTGCCCTTAACGTTGGAGGAGATGGCGGATTTGTTAGGGGCTCAGGAGTTTGCTCATGTTGCTGAATTCTCGCCCGCTGGAATGCAGTCGCCGTCGGCTGCTCATGTTGCTCGGCGTGGTTCGAGTCGCGGAGGTCGTCGCGGCTCACAGCAGTGGCGCGGTGGCCAGTCGCGATCTGGTGGTGGTTCTGCAGCGTCTGGACAGTTCGCGCAGCAGTGGCACGGTTCTGGTTCTGGAGGCCAGGGTCGTGGGCAGCAGCGTGGTGGTCGTGGCGGCTCGAGGTCAAATTTACGTTGCCAAATTTGTGATATACCCGGGCATTCGGCTTTGACGTGCTATCGTCGCTATTCAGTTGGGTCGCAGGCTCATATGGTTTACCAGGACTCTACTGACTCGGGCTCGTTGGCTTCTCAGACTTGGTTCCCGGATACGGGGGCCACCGATCATGCCACTCCGGATGCTCGTTCTTTCACAGCGGCTGAGGACTATGTTGGTACTGACTCCCTTCGGGTTGGTAATGGTAAGGCTCTGCCTATTTCTAGTGTTGGTTCTACATCGTTTACTACCCCATCCCGTTCTTTTAAGATGTCTCGCGTTTTACATGTTCCTGATTTGTCTGCGTCATTGCTTTCTGTTCAGAAATTTGCTTCTGAAAATTctgtgttttttgagttttaccccacttattttgttgtgaaggatatccgCACCAAAGCGGTCCTCCTCAGGGGTAACAGTTCGGGTGGTTTATATTCTTTGCTGGTTTCTACACCTTCTGCTTTTGTTTCGGCCCGGGCATCGTCTTCGGTGTGGCATGGACGCCTTGGCCATCCTCATCATCGTGCTCAGAGTCACATATTGAAGTCTTGCTTAGTTAGTTCGTCTAGTAGATTAGATTCTATTTGCACTGCTTGTAAGCTTGGGAAATCTGCGCGTTTCCCTCTTTCTAGTGTTCGTTCTTCTAGTACTCATGTCTTAGATTTGGTTTATAGtgacatttggggccctgctccGGTTACTTCTGTTAATGGATACCGCTATTTCGTTATTTTTGTCGATGATTTTACTCGCTTTACTTGGTTTTATCCTATGCGTTTAAAATCTGATTTATATGCTGTTTTTGCCCAATTTCGTGCTTTGGTTGAGCGCTCTTTTGGCTGTCGTATTAAGTCTATTCAGTCCGATCTTGGGGCTGAATACAAGAAGTTGCATTCTGAGTTTCTTCGTCTAGGTATTTTTCATAGGCAGTCTTGCGCTTACACTCACGAGCAAAACGGTCGTGTTGAGCGTAAGCATCGTCATATAGTTGAGACAGGTCTTACTTTGCTTGCTCATTCTTCTGTTCCCTCTCGATTCTGGGATTATGCGTTTGAGTGTGCGGTTTATCTTATTAATCGTATGCCTACTTCTGTTTTAGCCAATAAGAGTCCCTATGCTGTCTTATATCGGTCACCGCCCTCCTATTCTTTTCTGCGTGTCTTCGGTTGTTTGTGTTTCCCACACTTACGTCCGTATAATCGTCATAAAATGAGTTTCCGGTCTGCTCCCTGTGTTTTTCTTGGTTATCCTGATTCTTTTCGGGGGTATCGATGTATGGACTTAAACACTAACAAAGTTTTCATCTGTAGGCATGTTCGTTTCGATGAGCATGTGTTTCCTTTTGCCACTAAGCCAGTTGTGCAGCCCGATGTGAGTCCTCAGTCGTTGCCATGGGGAGTTGCCCGGTTAGCTCCTGCTTCCCCTAACACGGAGGTGTTGTCTACTCTGGATTCTCAGCAGGTGGTCCCGTCTCGGGGTCGTCGTACTCGTGCAGTGCCCCAGGGTCCTGGTCCCATGACTCGGAGTCGGGCTCAGAAGGAAGGTGCGGTTCTGGTTGCTTTGTCTGCTGAGTTGAGCCCGTCAGAGCCtacttgttatactcaggcTGCTCGGTTTCCTGAATGGCGTGAGGCTATGGACGCTGAGTTCAATGCCCTGCTGCAGAATCAGACTTGGAGACTTGTTCCGTTTAAGCAGGGCATGAATGTTGTGGGCTGCAAATGGGTTTTTCGCACCAAGCGAAAGGCGGATGGTTCGGTTGATCGGCACAAAGCCAGACTTGTGGCCAAAGGCTTTAATCAGGTGGTAGGTCAGGATTTCTTTGATACGTTTAGTCCTGTTGTGAAGCCAACTACGGTACGTCTCCTTCTGTCTTTGGCACTTTCTTCAGGCTGGGCTGTGCGGCAGCTTGATGTGCACAATGCGTTCTTAAATGGGAATCTAGCTGAGACTGTGTATATGGCTCAACCGCCTGGTTATGCTGATTCGGATTTTCCGGACCATGTATGTTTGTTGCAGAGATCTCTGTATGGTCTTAAGCAGGCTCC contains these protein-coding regions:
- the LOC116016134 gene encoding photosystem II reaction center W protein, chloroplastic, with amino-acid sequence MATISACSPTSTVARAALVPKAPAPRPSAVLGLPAMSSMGKMRCSMEGKAASESKLGMGASMMAAAAAAAMSSPAAMALVDERMSTEGTGLPFGLSNNLLGWILLGVFGLIWSLYIVYTSGLDEDEESGLSL
- the LOC116015965 gene encoding probable galacturonosyltransferase 6 isoform X3, with product MKKFHRCTRIFILSLLFISVCVPICFLSHRIKSVHSDEPGEFVEDLSIIKHRTEAHIVSALEEEESEDVKEPLMVVYKDDKFSSDSLIESNRTYVSENTENATLGESENQHSQHEEVVRNSKKNAQSEPKRVQHDQSRISHSQKTSDVKLKEMKDQIIRAKVYLSFSPQGSKSHIVKEIKMRIKDLERAMGEVTKDSDLSRSLFRAVQKMKAMEATLLKASHMFPECTPMVKKLRAMTDSAEEQLRTHKNQVAFLEELAGRTTPKGLHCFSMRLTAEYFALMPEEREFPNQHKLHNPDLYHFAVFSDNILACSVVVNSTISSAKDPEKIVFHIVTDSVSLPAISMWFLLNPLVKATIHIQSIDNIKWLSTKYDANLQKQESLDPRYASALNHLRFYLPDIFPLLDKLVFLDHDVVVQRDLSALWRINMKGKVNGAVQTCKQGEPSFRRMDAFINFTDPMMAKRFDVETCTWAFGMNLFDLKAWRQRNLTAVYHKYLQLGSKKPLLKAGTLPIGWITFYKHTVALDRSWHVLGLGYDSGVPRGNIEQAAVIHYDGKMKPWLDIGVEKYKPYWRKHVNYEQPHLQQCNIHS
- the LOC116015965 gene encoding probable galacturonosyltransferase 6 isoform X1; translated protein: MKKFHRCTRIFILSLLFISVCVPICFLSHRIKSVHSDEPGEFVEDLSIIKHRTEAHIVSALEEEESEDVKEPLMVVYKDDKFSSDSLIESNRTYVSENTENATLGESGIMQNVEEENQHSQHEEVVRNSKKNAQSEPKRVQHDQSRISHSQKTSDVKLKEMKDQIIRAKVYLSFSPQGSKSHIVKEIKMRIKDLERAMGEVTKDSDLSRSLFRAVQKMKAMEATLLKASHMFPECTPMVKKLRAMTDSAEEQLRTHKNQVAFLEELAGRTTPKGLHCFSMRLTAEYFALMPEEREFPNQHKLHNPDLYHFAVFSDNILACSVVVNSTISSAKDPEKIVFHIVTDSVSLPAISMWFLLNPLVKATIHIQSIDNIKWLSTKYDANLQKQESLDPRYASALNHLRFYLPDIFPLLDKLVFLDHDVVVQRDLSALWRINMKGKVNGAVQTCKQGEPSFRRMDAFINFTDPMMAKRFDVETCTWAFGMNLFDLKAWRQRNLTAVYHKYLQLGSKKPLLKAGTLPIGWITFYKHTVALDRSWHVLGLGYDSGVPRGNIEQAAVIHYDGKMKPWLDIGVEKYKPYWRKHVNYEQPHLQQCNIHS
- the LOC116015965 gene encoding probable galacturonosyltransferase 6 isoform X2, whose amino-acid sequence is MKKFHRCTRIFILSLLFISVCVPICFLSHRIKSVHSDEPGEFVEDLSIIKHRTEAHIVSALEEEESEDVKEPLMVVYKDDKFSSDSLIESNRTYVSENTENATLGESGIMQNVEEENQHSQHEEVVRNSKKNAQSEPKRVQHDQSRISHSQKTSDVKLKEMKDQIIRAKVYLSFSPQGSKSHIVKEIKMRIKDLERAMGEVTKDSDLSRRAVQKMKAMEATLLKASHMFPECTPMVKKLRAMTDSAEEQLRTHKNQVAFLEELAGRTTPKGLHCFSMRLTAEYFALMPEEREFPNQHKLHNPDLYHFAVFSDNILACSVVVNSTISSAKDPEKIVFHIVTDSVSLPAISMWFLLNPLVKATIHIQSIDNIKWLSTKYDANLQKQESLDPRYASALNHLRFYLPDIFPLLDKLVFLDHDVVVQRDLSALWRINMKGKVNGAVQTCKQGEPSFRRMDAFINFTDPMMAKRFDVETCTWAFGMNLFDLKAWRQRNLTAVYHKYLQLGSKKPLLKAGTLPIGWITFYKHTVALDRSWHVLGLGYDSGVPRGNIEQAAVIHYDGKMKPWLDIGVEKYKPYWRKHVNYEQPHLQQCNIHS
- the LOC116016135 gene encoding uncharacterized protein LOC116016135, whose amino-acid sequence is MTNTRSPNNESACHLFACCREAKKAYSMVGLPNLPVMGNNVQDWFFDCLNALHNELIAKFVIICWGIWCSRNECVWQGASFDLSLMLRHSLLFLENWSAANTSPIVNQGPRSVVRWEKPQRGRLKMNTDAAINQTKGITGFGWLLRDHDGHFLGAKNLRGQGIYGPKEAEAIGMREALSWLKDTCLGEVDVETDSQLVFKAISGHDFTSAFGLIICDIKELASQINDVDFCFAKRSANRAAHTVAREAVYESDCGEWFDTPPIFLRDCILDDLMN